AATGATTCCAGCACCTCTAGCCTAGAGCCTTCACGAAATACCATTTTCCCTTCTGAACCACCCCTCTCACCCACCTCGCCAGTCATCTTgcgggtttctttctttctttttttttttaattttgtttgcagTTCCATTGAGACATCACGGACAGACGACATTGTGCTAGGGCAAGGTGTGCGACACGAGGATTCGATATTTGTGTGACGCCGTCAGTACAGGAAGTCTGGTGAGCATCTGCCACCACACGGAGCTCCAGCTTCTCCTCTTGGGACGAGAACTTTGAAGCTCTCCTCTCCTagctactttcaaatatacaacatgGTACTGCTCCCTGTGGTCGCTAGGACTTCCTTACAACTGGAAGTTCGTACCTTTTGGCCACCTTCACCCAGGTTCCGTTTAAATGTCATCTTCCGAAGCATCCTTTTCCCCTTCAGGCCATTTCCGTCTAACTAGGTCCCCCTCCAACACCCCCTCTGAGCACCGTGTGCTTCCACAACACATCAAAACTATGCATTTCTAGTTGTTTCTGCCATTATTTGGTTGGTGTCTGTCTCCCCTGTCAGACTGTAAAGCCTGAGGTGGGAAGTTGGTCTAGTTTACCGATTTGGTTCCCAGCCCCTGGCGTACGGCAGGGGTTCCCGATTGAACGTGCTAACATTCAACAAACACTCCTGGGCCTCGGGCCTGTGGTCGGCACAGTCCTGGGTCCAGGGAGTACCGTGTGAATAAAAGAGAGTTCTCGATCCGGGGGCGGGTCGAGAGTGTGGAGACAATGAACAAGTGAATCCACGCCAGACGGAGAAAGGCAAAGCAGGGCAAGGCCGCTCAGGGGAGCGGGGCCGCGGTGCAGGTGGCAACGAGCAGCAGGGATAAGAAGCAACCACCAGCGGCCACGGCCACTCACCTCCCAGATAAACCAATTTTTTCCAGTTCTCAGACTCCAGGATCTCATCGTGTGGGTAGTAGCTCTGGTCCATCATGAATAGAATCATAAGCGAGGCCATGCAAGAGAGGATGAACGTGTTGCCTTTggtcagaagggaggtggaggcCAAGACACAGGAAGCGTAGCGGCAGGGCAGGCCCTTGTGTGTGAGCTGAGCGCCTGCGGGGAGAGCGAGGCGGGTCAGCTGCGTCTAAAGCAGTCTCAGCCCAACAAGCCCTCTCGTTGGGTCTTCCCGGGCCCACGTTCCAAATGCCCCCTGCGTGCAGCAGCGGCTGGCATGAGGCTCGGAGCTGTTCACAGAGATGACGCGTGGGCTCTGCACCTGCTCCCCACGCGGAGGCCGGCCGCCAGCAGCAGGCGTGAGCCCCGGCGCCGAGCACGGCTCTGTAGAAGGGTCTCCTGAGGTCGTCGGGTCGGCATCTGCCCTCCCTTgcactgtgaccttgggcaggccgACCGCCCGTGACAGAGCTCCATGTCTCCATGTGCTGTGGAAAACTGGAGGACGCCCTCTACTTCTAGATGCTGCGAGTCTCTGTGAACCGTCTAAAGGTCTCACAATGAGGAAAAGGCCCAGCTGGTCAGAGGACCAcaggcccctgccccccctccccagggccctgccGGTGCAGCTCGCAGCCTTCAGGGGGCCTGGGGCGCAGacggaggaaggcagagggaccccacaaaggagggggaggagtcaGTGACTGCCCCCCAGGCTTCTGGCATCCAACAGctccccctccctggctcccGACGCTCAGCTGCGAAGCTGGGGTTCGCTCACCGGTTGAATAAAAACACAGGCGGAAAGTAGCAGCTAACACATAGATGACGGCCAGGAACCCACTCAGAGGCCCGTCCACACCCAGGAGCAGGGCTGAGGCCAGGCCGAAAGTGGTGAAGACCGCGAAGTCATTCAGCTCCACTCCTGCTCCAGAAGGCCAAGGTTAGAACTTACTCCCATTTGTCTCACACCTCAGTCCACTCTGGTGGGGGAGCTGCCGGGGGGGCCACGCAGGGTCTGAGGTCCCGgcgagccacagctgctcccccGGGGATCAAAGACAGGGGctcctcctggctctgcctcccgcTGACCGTGTGCCTTAGACAAGTCTGCCCCTCTCGGGTCTTAGTTCCCCACCCTTAGCCTCCAGGACTGGACTGCAGCTGGATGCAAACTGACAGGCTATGGAACCCTTTTTCAAGCCAAATTTTATGcgaaaatattttcttgtattttgaaCCAGCTGCTTTGCTGGGGGGAGGGTTCATTCCCCCACTCCTGACCACCTCCACCGTAGCCACCAGCCCCTCCCGATCCCTGGATCGGCCCCAAAAGGGAGGCCGGGCAGATAAGGAAACGGCCGGGGCAAGGCTGGCCGAGGCTAACGCGTGAGCGGGCAGAGGGCCAGCTCTAGACTACGGGGCTCCCGGACGGCCCTGGGGCGGCTTCTGCCAACCTCGGAGGGTTGTGAACAGGGGTGGTGACTGACGGAGGCCTGCTGGATGTCAGGGGGGCAGTGGTGACCTGAGATGGGGCTCCTGGGGTCCGGGAGCAGGGGTCTGGGGCCTGGACTCACCTGACCTGGAGCAGAGGCTGAGGTGTCTGGTTATCGCCCCCACTGCCGTGTCTAACAGGAAGCTGATGAGAAGCATCCACGAGGCACAGTGGCATCTCCTGAAGTGTACGGCAGCAGGCCCGAGCAGGACGGCTCTCCCGTGGCCTCCCCTGGCCAACCGCCCACATCCGCCCAGTACACCACCACGCTTCCTCCActtgcacacgtgcacacaccccTGCCCTGCATGTTCCCCAAGCTCGCGTTCTTTCTGAGATACTCTGCTttatacaccacacacacccctgccATACTCTCAACCCACAGTCTTAAAGGGGTGCCTTGAGCCCCCTAGATGATCAgtaaggtcccttccagctctaaaccCCAGGCATATCTGAGGGCACAGGGGTCCTATGTTCTAGCCTTTGCAACCATCTCACTGGGGATTCTCAGATAAGTCACTCCTACATCTCTAggcctctcttcctccatctgtaaaatgaggggtttGTGCCAAATGACTTAATAGACACAGGCCTATTtagattatctatttctcctaATGCAAGTTTTGTTAACTTATGACTTAGGGAATTGGTCCATTTTCATTTAGGCTATcaaatttatagagttgttcataattttcctttattatacctttaatgtccatgggatcaGTAGTGATggctcctccttcatttctgatattggcattttgtgtcttctcttcttttcttcatttttcttggttaGCCGGCCTAgaggcttgtcaattttattgatccttccaaagaatcagcttttggtttcattgattttctctactgattttttattttccaactcATTGATGGctgctctcatttttattatttttctcttctgcttactttggacttaatttgcatttcctcccCCCCTAGTTTGCTAAGGTGGAAACCATAcatcattgattttatatctcccttcttttcagtttttctaagACTATCTTTTTGGAGAGGTTTTAAGTttacaacaaaactgaaaggaaggtacagaaatttcgcatgtaccccctgcccccacatacGCATAGCCTCCCACATTAGCAATATCACTCACCAGAACGGCACATTCTTGGTACATACCAAGGATGAACCTCCACTGACACATCATAGTCACCTAAAGTCCGTAGATCACCTTAGGGCTCACCCTCGCTGTTGCACATTCTATAGTTTTGGACGAATGTGTGATGACAGGTAGCCATCAGTATCGTATCATGCAGAGCATTtccactgtcctaaaaatcctctgtgctcttcctcttCATTTCCCCCTACCCACCCCTGTCAACCAaggatctttttactgtcttcagaGTTTTGCCTTTCCAGAGTATCCCATCGTACtactggaatcatacagtacgtagCATTTTCCGATTGACTTCCTTCACTTGGTAACATGCGCTGAAGATCCTCCATGGCTTCCCATGGCTTCCCATGGCTTGGTAGCTCTTTTCTTTAGCACTACGTAACACTGTTTGGaaataccacagtttatccatctGTTCACCTACTagaagacatcttggttgctttgcaagttttggcaattataaataaaacatcgTAAGCATCCAgctgcaggtttttgtgtggacatagctTTTaactcatttggataaataccagtGTGCTTGCTGGATCACACGGAAAGAATATGTTTCGGTTTGTAATAAACTGCCGAATTGTCCTCCAAAGTGGTGGCACCATGTTGTACCCCCACTGTTGCCCCACACCCTCGCCAGCAGTTGGTGTTCTCAGTGTTCTGGACAACTGCTTTGGTGATAGGTATGTAGcggtatctcattattttaattattttaatagttattattttatttaaatataatattgcaTCTCCCTGATAACGCGTGGTGTGGAGCGTCTCTCCGCaggcttatttgccatctgtaggtcttctttggtgACGTGTCTGTTCAGGttcttggcccattttttaattgtttgttttcCTATGGATGAGTTTTTAAGCTTTGTCTACTTTAGAttatagtcctttatcagatgtaccttttgcaaatactttctcccagcgTG
The nucleotide sequence above comes from Ursus arctos isolate Adak ecotype North America unplaced genomic scaffold, UrsArc2.0 scaffold_12, whole genome shotgun sequence. Encoded proteins:
- the TMEM269 gene encoding transmembrane protein 269 isoform X1, translating into MNEFSWKDVTNALSLANLILGLFSIFCSFCKRCHCASWMLLISFLLDTAVGAITRHLSLCSRSGVELNDFAVFTTFGLASALLLGVDGPLSGFLAVIYVLAATFRLCFYSTGAQLTHKGLPCRYASCVLASTSLLTKGNTFILSCMASLMILFMMDQSYYPHDEILESENWKKLVYLGGEWPWPLVVASYPCCSLPPAPRPRSPERPCPALPFSVWRGFTCSLSPHSRPAPGSRTLFYSHGTPWTQDCADHRPEAQECLLNVSTFNREPLPYARGWEPNR
- the TMEM269 gene encoding transmembrane protein 269 isoform X2, whose amino-acid sequence is MNEFSWKDVTNALSLANLILGLFSIFCSFCKRCHCASWMLLISFLLDTAVGAITRHLSLCSRSGVELNDFAVFTTFGLASALLLGVDGPLSGFLAVIYVLAATFRLCFYSTGAQLTHKGLPCRYASCVLASTSLLTKGNTFILSCMASLMILFMMDQSYYPHDEILESENWKKLVYLGGIILLLLSPFSLTAFYCLLWSLSYIFFPDALWGKAARLRLQCRED
- the TMEM269 gene encoding transmembrane protein 269 isoform X3 — translated: MNEFSWKDVTNALSLANLILGLFSIFCSFCNFLLDTAVGAITRHLSLCSRSGVELNDFAVFTTFGLASALLLGVDGPLSGFLAVIYVLAATFRLCFYSTGAQLTHKGLPCRYASCVLASTSLLTKGNTFILSCMASLMILFMMDQSYYPHDEILESENWKKLVYLGGIILLLLSPFSLTAFYCLLWSLSYIFFPDALWGKAARLRLQCRED